A stretch of the Lolium perenne isolate Kyuss_39 chromosome 3, Kyuss_2.0, whole genome shotgun sequence genome encodes the following:
- the LOC127318365 gene encoding uncharacterized protein At1g51745 — MGSVGGEDEFPAGVTGADAEVGALVWVRRRNGSWWPGRILGQDELPENCVVPPRSAGTPIKLLGRPDGSIDWYNLEKSRRVKAFRCGEYEECIEKAKLLARQQKRTYNEGKYVRREDAIMHALEIERSRFPDEDDMDETDTYSAKSKNKRSSYVETDMYGIEETSAQGSSQASLFKLPQNISSSSTRYASSSKKKRKSSKKRQDDTGKGFRRMRDLIGSSTVPKQKSSAGSFSNGYQDLPLFESGPSFGYDLYSTDGINRSNQSHSLTKRKRSNIGQAYENSRHKDRQRPLSKLCEDSPLTVPSYWDPSRQSSVQYPGHKLSNVFESNRGGSALSENVNCSHSSGASSVETLADALYTNRSDDDEFLDAPLTREEAVTAEGHLHTYGSCAAVKDEILKRSTHTTDYSKERIPSLHDNTSSKNRNIQTTPVSCNINKNLLVQQYEKTIKCKEQDEDVTGLEARAGSASLCKPTDLGNNTKFVLVPPDGGAGIMGQQYAESGPEHDESSETLSSQSYSEKVKAASPRCSVAKPTKSVRTDYKLYDVELAAEGTYKGHRAPLVSLMSQWNRKPVLGFPLPVVVLDDSCPVESRDNHHLARSNLNHLIKSEVAEPRQQRSSHASRSKHSGRKKISEHDMDKSWRPHTKKSEAEHDVDKSWRPHTKKSEASPRKMRRLSSFASSRRESARRNTLVRKIGGSTIACIPVRLVFSRINEALSFPVRSGT, encoded by the exons ATGGGAAGCGTAGGTGGAGAAGACGAGTTCCCCGCCGGAGTTACGGGGGCGGACGCGGAGGTGGGGGCGCTAGTCTGGGTGCGCCGCCGCAACGGATCCTGGTGGCCCGGCCGGATCCTCGGCCAGGACGAGCTCCCCGAGAACTGTGTCGTTCCGCCCCGCTCCGCCGGAACGCCCATCAAGCTCCTCGGCCGCCCCGACGGCAGCAT TGACTGGTATAATCTCGAGAAGTCTAGGCGTGTCAAGGCATTCCGGTGTGGGGAATATGAAGAGTGTATAGAAAAAGCAAAACTTTTAGCTCGCCAGCAAAAGAGGACATACAATGAAGGAAAGTATGTTCGCAGAGAGGATGCCATTATGCATGCCCTTGAAATCGAAAGATCTCGCTTTCCAGATGAAGATGACATGGATGAAACAGATACCTATTCAGCAAAGTCTAAAAACAAAAGATCTTCTTATGTTGAAACAGATATGTATGGTATTGAAGAAACCTCAGCTCAAGGTTCATCTCAGGCCTCGTTGTTCAAGCTGCCACAAAATATATCCTCTTCAAGCACAAGGTATGCTTCATCGTCAAAGAAGAAAAGGAAGTCATCAAAAAAACGTCAGGATGATACAGGTAAAGGATTCCGGCGCATGAGAGACCTTATTGGATCCAGTACTGTTCCCAAGCAGAAGTCAAGTGCAGGTTCTTTTTCAAATGGGTATCAGGATCTACCTCTTTTTGAAAGTGGGCCAAGCTTTGGCTATGACTTGTATAGCACCGACGGAATAAACAGGAGTAATCAGTCTCATTCATTGACGAAAAGGAAACGATCCAATATTGGGCAAGCTTATGAAAATTCGAGGCATAAAGATAGGCAACGTCCTCTGTCTAAGTTATGTGAAGATTCACCCCTGACAGTTCCATCATATTGGGACCCGTCAAGGCAGTCTTCTGTCCAGTACCCTGGACACAAACTGTCCAATGTGTTCGAATCAAATAGGGGGGGATCTGCGTTGTCAGAGAATGTAAATTGTTCCCACAGCTCAGGTGCTTCAAGTGTCGAGACCTTAGCAGATGCATTATACACTAATCGCTCTGATGATGATGAATTTCTTGATGCTCCCCTTACTAGGGAGGAGGCTGTCACGGCGGAAG GCCATTTGCACACTTATGGATCTTGCGCAGCTGTGAAGGATGAGATCTTAAAACGCAGTACTCACACTACTGACTATAGCAAAGAGCGCATACCCTCACTTCATGATAATACAAGTTCGAAGAACAGAAACATACAGACAACTCCAGTAAGCTGCAACATCAATAAGAATTTGCTGGTGCAACAGTATGAGAAGACAATAAAGTGCAAGGAACAAGACGAAGATGTTACTGGGTTGGAGGCAAGAGCGGGAAGTGCTTCTTTATGTAAGCCCACTGATCTGGGAAATAACACGAAATTTGTGCTAGTTCCTCCAGATGGTGGTGCTGGTATTATGGGGCAACAGTATGCTGAAAGCGGACCTGAGCATGATGAGTCATCTGAAACTCTAAGCAGCCAATCATACTCTGAGAAAGTTAAGGCAGCATCTCCAAGATGCTCCGTGGCAAAGCCAACCAAGAGTGTACGTACAGACTATAAACTTTATGATGTTGAGTTGGCAGCTGAAGGAACCTACAAGGGTCACCGTGCGCCTCTTGTTTCCCTCATGAGTCAATGGAATCGTAAACCTGTTCTGGGGTTCCCTTTACCTGTTGTGGTTTTGGATGATAGTTGTCCAGTGGAAAGTAGAGATAATCACCATCTGGCAAGAAGCAATCTTAACCACTTGATAAAGAGCGAAGTTGCAGAACCACGTCAGCAAAGATCATCACATGCATCTAGATCAAAACACAGTGGGCGCAAAAAGATCTCGGAGCATGACATGGATAAGTCTTGGCGGCCACATACCAAGAAATCAGAAGCTGAGCATGACGTGGATAAGTCATGGCGGCCACATACCAAGAAATCAGAAGCTTCGCCAAGGAAAATGCGCAGGCTCTCATCTTTTGCCAGCAGTCGTAGAGAAAGTGCTAGAAGGAATACTTTAGTTCGGAAAATTGGTGGATCCACAATTGCCTGCATCCCGGTTCGACTTGTTTTCAGTCGGATCAATGAAGCATTAAGCTTTCCAGTGAGATCAGGAACCTGA